The Hydra vulgaris chromosome 11, alternate assembly HydraT2T_AEP genome contains a region encoding:
- the LOC105843063 gene encoding uncharacterized protein LOC105843063 isoform X2 → MKSVREKDKENSKQTPKKARPAPDFSKLHKQWDSKLQKGKAVTKKPLTDSQPFQLTCAGKYISPKRDSSFQVDEKAKESILDCKGIQDNQVVKKNRATIADCTRGVVRSSIPRPSFGCRAPTSRQSFSCHAAKFPVHPNKSLDKDLNVLSVEKNASIVRHKNNTSIPSIVSFEGSFIEESNNVKMENNEKEIESKNVLENRSVKAQQMQGFMVDFKTDNNALKSILSEEGLPFFNTPAKRSSQFGPLKKRSSERVAPFSRLSSIKNPVGRATLAVSRSNALGMSQLNKPRWSIFSRDSFSTKPDLLTWLKELAENPSFKKSICKEDSLIQSSTDRNLLSTSDIIGSKTKFNATVVGYQGGLNEMPTNKSILKDNNLEKISKHTLMDDIQHLKEDCSKLSSETKVDLFESKLKCKNEKPLVTFSRHSKFESPSIINKGLHYKTSPVSKCANHFVLSRNNIDAVNGIECNLKSSFTSTSSPLITSKKTASLSTIKKVHWADIQHTKEVPSVCSQPTAHQIQFVMPAEHPLDKSPPKTLVNDYIQKLSSTKVNPPTYSSKNDPVISWSDVLRQELLTSLNDTSENWDHPGKIDSNPVSAVSDSLTKNLINFKDDYNDPQFDLNDISSFHSQNNLQSTLITTPLVTKVPPTSQHNSQLVEHPSKMSLIDLDESFRKDCTFPFSHNTLIDKEKESRDVDCLENTFDLKTNKLNSYLEETSGDNFIYIKKDEQTSVELSEQDIETSVEKSMVAKNKKKSKHRNSYLEKICGDFFTYISDDENPLPSTIDDTQSTCSLDHKVSKLNRNNDCLSKLKSPNSQYKDETKLLPVDTSSSFLMNNLSSTESLTNLVDVCEYLPVKLNQVSTSSNFNPELVNSSIDSFVHSQDSVTKYSLRKDNILMVSTSSPSSLVICSSVANIRSPSMSVFPQSTMQFGKTSLARSTQEPLKSSILRPSKLLESKEIKNDGSSNSDIKTTSTSIVKTNLDSELLFRFASLSTNPNDCQNLSSMKLNENQQNILKPSILSSSLNRPNNDTLKTLKNVDSFNNFSSNSTHPLFSQAQFPVNPLFKKDATIINSNTNCTNNLILGSENSVQFENNGVDDDEDLCLVFSKPNITNLTSHRFQRTAFSPSRDSLPSEEYNKNKNNLIGVSEENSAFRHIAPRCNVFPKIFYNNIAASKPSEQLKQLQYLMLNMELPNKYNAMLDAEVSVCSKFVEINQMFIKSEMLIRHGALDPVSQLLTFGDGKHFVPINVYA, encoded by the exons agGAGTTGTTCGAAGTTCTATTCCACGTCCATCATTTGGCTGCCGTGCTCCTACTTCACGTCAATCATTTAGTTGCCATGCAGCAAAATTTCCTGTACATCCTAATAAATCtttagataaagatttaaatgttttatcagTAGAAAAAAATGCTTCTATTGTTAGGCATAAAAACAATACATCAATTCCATCCATAGTGTCTTTTGAAGGTTCCTTTATTGAAGAAAGTAACAAtgtaaaaatggaaaataatgaaaaagaaatagaaagCAAAAATGTACTAGAAAATCGTTCAGTGAAAGCACAGCAGATGCAAG gttttatggttgattttaaaactgataataatgcattaaaaaGTATCCTCAGTGAAGAAGGGTTGCCTTTTTTTAATACTCCGGCAAAACGCAGTAGTCAGTTTGGaccgttaaaaaaaagaagttcagAACGTGTTGCTCCATTTTCAAGACTTTCAAGTATCAAAAACCCAGTTGGACGTGCAACACTAGCAGTTTCAAGAAGCAATGCACTTGGAATGTCAcag ttaAATAAACCACGTTGGTCAATTTTTTCGCGAGATAGCTTTTCCACAAAGCCTGATTTGCTCACGTGGCTTAAAGAGCTTGCTGAAAATCCAAGTTTTAAGAAATCTATTTGCAAAGAAGATTCTTTAATTCAAAGTTCAACAGATCGGAATTTGCTATCTACTTCAGATATTATTGGATCAAAGACTAAATTTAATGCAACAGTTGTTGGTTATCAAGGAGGTCTTAATGAGATGCCaactaataaaagtattttaaaagataataatttggaaaaaatatcCAAGCACACTTTAATGGATGATATACAGCATCTTAAAGAAGATTGTAGTAAGTTATCATCTGAAACGAAAGTTGATTTATTTGAATCCaagttaaaatgtaaaaatgaaaaacctTTAGTAACCTTCAGTCGTCACTCAAAATTTGAAAGTCCTTCAATTATAAATAAGGGATTGCATTATAAAACATCACCAGTTTCAAAATGTGCtaatcattttgttttatcaagaaACAATATTGATGCAGTAAATGGAATAGAGTGTAATCTAAAAAGTTCCTTTACATCCACTTCAAGTCCTTTAATCACTTCAAAAAAAACAGCAAGcttatcaacaataaaaaaagtgcattGGGCCGATATTCAACACACAAAAGAG gttcCATCTGTATGCTCTCAACCAACTGCTCACCAAATCCAGTTTGTAATGCCAGCTGAGCATCCCCTTGATAAAAGCCCGCCTAAAACCTTAGTTAATGATTATATTCAAAAGCTCAGCTCTACTAAAGTAAATCCACCTACATATAGTTCTAAAAATGACCCTGTTATTAGTTGGTCTGATGTTTTACGCCAAGAACTTCTCACTTCTCTAAATGATACTTCAGAAAACTGGGATCATCCCGGCAAAATAGATTCAAACCCTGTTTCAGCTGTATCTgatagtttaacaaaaaatttgatcaatttTAAGGATGATTATAATGATCCtcaatttgatttaaatgatATATCTTCTTTTCATTCGCAAAATAATCTTCAAAGTACACTCATTACCACGCCATTGGTGACAAAGGTGCCACCTACTTCTCAACATAATAGCCAATTAGTAGAACATCCTTCTAAAATGTCTTTAATAGACTTAGATGAAAGTTTCCGTAAAGATTGCACTTTTCCATTTTCCCATAATACACTTATAGATAAGGAAAAAGAGTCCAGGGATGTTGATTGTTTAGAAAacacatttgatttaaaaacaaacaaactgaATTCTTACTTGGAAGAAACTAGTGGTGATAACTTTATCTATATTAAGAAAGATGAGCAGACATCCGTAGAGCTCTCTGAGCAAGATATCGAAACATCAGTAGAAAAATCAATGGTTgctaaaaataagaagaaaagcAAACATCGGAAttcttatttagaaaaaatctgtggtgatttttttacttatattagcGACGATGAAAATCCCTTGCCATCGACTATTGATGATACCCAATCAACATGCTCTTTAGACCATAAAGTTTCTAAGTTAAACAGGAATAATGACTGtttaagcaaattaaaaagTCCAAATAGTCAATATAAAGATGAAACAAAACTCTTACCAGTTGATACATCgtcaagttttttaatgaacaatCTAAGTTCAACTGAATCATTAACAAATTTAGTTGACGTTTGTGAATATTTGCCAGTTAAATTAAATCAGGTATCTACATCTTCGAATTTTAACCCTGAGCTTGTTAATTCTTCAATAGATTCATTTGTTCACAGTCAGGACTCGGTAACTAAGTATTCATTAAGAAAAGACAATATTTTAATGGTCTCAACGAGTTCACCAAGTTCTTTAGTTATATGTTCCTCTGTAGCCAATATTCGCTCACCGAGTATGTCAGTATTTCCACAGTCAACAATGCAATTTGGTAAAACTTCACTGGCGAGATCAACACAAGAACCGTTAAAAAGTAGTATACTACGTCCAAGCAAACTTTTAGaatcaaaagaaattaaaaatgatggcAGTAGTAATAGCGATATTAAAACTACTTCAACttcaattgttaaaacaaatttagacAGTGAGTTACTTTTTCGATTTGCTTCTTTATCAACAAACCCTAATGACTGTCAAAATTTATCTAGTATGAAACTTAATGagaatcaacaaaatattttgaaaccgAGTATTCTTTCTTCTAGCTTAAATCGACCAAACAACgatacattaaaaacattgaaaaatgttgatagctttaataatttttcatcgAACTCGACTCATCCACTTTTCTCTCAAGCTCAATTTCCTGTTAatcctttatttaaaaaggatGCTACCATAATCAATTCGAATACTAATTGCACGAATAACTTAATTTTGGGGTCTGAAAATTCAGTTCAATTTGAAAACAATGGCGTCGATGATGACGAAGATTTATGCTTGGTATTTTCGAAACCGAACATTACTAATTTAACTAGTCATCGATTCCAACGCACCGCATTTTCTCCATCGCGTGACAGTTTGCCATCAGAAgagtataacaaaaataaaaacaacttgatTGGTGTATCAGAGGAAAATAGTGCCTTCCGACATATTGCGCCACGGTGCAACGtctttcctaaaattttttataataatatagcTGCGTCTAAACCATCGGAACAACTCAAACAGTTACAATATTTAATGTTGAATATGGAACTTCCGAATAAATATAATGCTATGTTAGATGCAGAAGTTTCAGTATGTAGCAAGTTTGTGGAAATAAatcaaatgtttattaaaagcGAAATGTTAATACGTCATGGGGCTCTTGATCCAGTTAGTCAACTGTTGACCTTTGGCGATGGAAAG CACTTTGTTCCCATCAATGTTTACGCTTAA
- the LOC136087055 gene encoding uncharacterized protein LOC136087055: MHDLEVDTVKYRIETKRYQTVGLVHYLPHRPVIREDKVTTKLRIVFDASATSSGPSLNDCLHSGPSLTTLLNRVLIRFRVNNIAFIADIEKAFLNISISEKHRNFIRFLWYENINNLDIKNLKNHKLVTYRLCRVLFGVTSSPFLLSATLIKHAERYLSSDPIFVSRLLNSIHVDDLSFCSDSVIECFNFYKKCRSRLGEAGFNLRKFESNSVELDKLINETNFQSQNITKVLGLTWNKKLDLFIFSFFELFKIAVPFPTKRDVLSFTASFFDPLGLINTVTVRLKILFQQICISKIGWDCKINKDLLKVWQDIYKDLSSVQSICVPRCYFFSKSSASCTRFELYGFSDASLKAFGCYSYICLHWIKNSNKIYETFIQNRLEKIRDLFDFSFWDYVETYRNPADIISRGASIENLTNNQLWFNGPKFLYTPEIWPSFDQNKLIYPPEETKILLITNESFIDLKFIDITNFNSYCRLIRVTAYILKFVSCLKNTQVRNSNPLLSFFELRNAKIIWIKFIQQNIYSSKNYKQLKNDLGFFFDSEGIIRCRGRLGNAPISYNIKFPIFLPKESLFTELIILHCHESVKHNGVKETLSQLRLYEGKTYSYPNVPPSPLSRVNDDYVFKYTGIDYCGPLFVKNIYSEGEIFKCWIFLASCASTRFIHLDLVPDCSALACIRGLRRLISKFGAPYEIISDNGSCFTADETQQFTSSRGILWHFNVAAAPWWGGFFERMVRSVKRVLRKILKTARLSYEEVLTILAEIEVVTNNRQLTFSYEEPGDEPLSPNHLVFGKRISSETLLIKNSDVVTIQDSNLVRGLWKIGIVEKLLPPTDGQVRAANVRCISAGKIMYLTCPVNKLCLLEENKVSSVETTFVNESNIQLFVTTVGGGSVALIKS; this comes from the exons ATGCATGATCTCGAAGTCGATACTGTAAAGTATCGCATCGAGACCAAACGATACCAAACA GTCGGACTTGTTCATTATTTACCTCATAGACCAGTTATAAGAGAAGATAAAGTTACAACTAAGTTGCGCATTGTATTTGATGCGAGTGCGACAAGCTCAGGTCCCTCGCTAAATGATTGTTTACATTCAGGTCCTTCTTTAACAACTCTACTAAATAGAGTTTTGATACGTTTTCGTGTAAATAACATAGCATTTATTGCAGATattgaaaaagcttttttgaACATTTCAATATCTGAGAAACATCGCAATTTCATACGATTTTTATggtatgaaaatattaataatttagatataaaaaatttaaaaaatcataaattagtAACATATAGATTATGTCGTGTCTTATTTGGAGTCACTTCTTCTCCTTTTCTTCTTTCAGCAACTTTAATTAAACACGCGGAACGTTATTTAAGTTCTGATCCAATATTTGTAAGTCGATTACTAAATTCTATTCACGTCGACGATTTAAGTTTTTGCTCTGATTCTgtaattgaatgttttaatttttataaaaaatgtcgtTCCCGGCTAGGTGAAGCtggttttaatttaagaaaatttgaatCTAATTCGGTCGAATTAGATAAGTTAATAAATGAAACGAATTTTCAGAGTCAAAATATTACTAAAGTGTTAGGTTTAACATGGAACaagaaattagatttatttattttttcattttttgagttatttaagATTGCCGTCCCTTTTCCAACAAAAAGAGACGTGCTTAGTTTTACAGCAAGTTTTTTCGATCCCTTGGGACTAATAAACACAGTAACTGttcgtttaaaaattttatttcagcaAATTTGTATATCTAAAATAGGATGGGactgtaaaattaataaagatttattaaaagtatgGCAAGATATTTATAAGGATTTAAGTTCTGTACAGTCGATTTGTGTACctagatgttattttttttcgaaatcgAGTGCAAGTTGCACGCGATTTGAACTTTATGGTTTTAGTGATGCTAGTTTAAAAGCCTTTGGGTGTT attCTTATATTTGCTTACATTggataaaaaattctaataaaatttatgaaacatttatTCAAAACCGTCTTGAAAAAATTAGAGATTTATTTGACTTTTCCTTTTGGGATTACGTCGAAACATATCGTAATCCTGCGGATATTATATCACGAGGTGCTAGTATtgaaaatttaactaataatcAGTTATGGTTTAATGGGCCCAAATTTCTTTATACTCCAGAGATTTGGCCTTCCtttgatcaaaataaattaatatatccTCCAGaggaaacaaaaatattactaataacTAATGAATCGTTCATAgacttaaaatttatagatataactaattttaattcatACTGCCGTTTAATACGAGTAACTGCTTATATTCTAAAATTcgtatcttgtttaaaaaatacgcaagtACGAAATAGCAATCCTTTACTTTCTTTCTTTGAATTAAGAAACGCCAAAATAATTTGGATTAAATTTAtccaacaaaatatatatagttctaAGAattataaacaactaaaaaatgatttaggATTTTTCTTTGATAGCGAAGGAATAATAAGATGTAGGGGGCGATTGGGAAATGCTCCAATTagttacaatattaaatttccAATATTTCTTCCAAAGGAAAGTCTATTTActgaattaattattttacattgtCATGAAAGTGTTAAGCACAACGGCGTAAAAGAAACGCTTAGCCAATTAAGATT GTACGAAGGCAAAACTTATAGTTATCCTAATGTTCCTCCGTCACCTTTAAGTAGAGTAAACGatgattatgtttttaagtaCACAGGAATTGATTACTGTGGACCattatttgtgaaaaatatatattctgaagGAGAAATATTTAAGTGTTGGATATTTTTAGCTTCTTGTGCTAGTACACGTTTTATTCATTTAGATTTAGTTCCTGATTGTTCAGCTTTGGCGTGTATTCGAGGGTTGCGAAGACTCATTAGCAAATTTGGCGCACCCTACGAAATTATTAGTGATAATGGATCGTGTTTTACAGCCGATGAAACACAACAATTTACATCCTCAAGAGGCATTTTATGGCACTTCAATGTTGCAGCCGCTCCGTGGTGGGGAGGATTCTTTGAACGTATGGTACGTTCAGTTAAGAGAGTTcttagaaaaatattgaaaactgcAAGATTATCTTACGAAGAAGTACTCACAATTCTTGCAGAAATCGAAGTCGTTACGAATAATCGTCAGTTAACGTTTTCGTATGAAGAACCGGGAGACGAACCTTTATCGCCAAATCATCTCGTGTTTGGCAAAAGAATAAGTTCAgaaacattattaataaaaaaca gcGATGTAGTGACAATCCAAGATTCAAATTTGGTTCGTGGTTTATGGAAAATAGGCattgttgaaaaacttttacCGCCAACAGACGGACAAGTGCGTGCAGCAAATGTACGATGTATCTCCGCTGgaaaaattatgtatttgaCTTGTCCAGTTAACAAATTGTGTTTACTGGaagaaaataaagttagttCTGTCGAAACTACGTTTGTTAATGAAAGTAACATTCAGCTATTCGTGACTACTGTTGGTGGCGGGAGTGTTGCGCTAATCAAATCGTAA